In Candidatus Latescibacter sp., the genomic window AAAAGCAGCTTCTTCTATCTCTACTCGTTTTGAAGCCGGTTTAGTTCTACGAACATGAATTGACTTTCCCCATGCCGAATCATCGTCAGCTTTTTTCATAACAAGTTGATCAATCTCTCGTTCAGACAGCTTCTTGGTTTTTCTTTTTACACTCATATATCCCATCACAATCATCTTGATTGCTTATTTCTGTGCATCCGCCGGTCTACCAGCTTAGAGTGGGGCGTCTTCTGGCGCTTTCGAAGGTCTTGGACGATCTCATCGAGGCTATAATGATGATTTTCTACGTAGGCATCCCGATTTCGCCAGACCTCTGCGATGATCTCATCTTTGTACATCATCCTATTCCTCCGACAGTAGCTCTAAGGGGGTACATATTTCTGGGCAAGTGTATCCGGCTGTCGTACAAATCAACCGGATTATTGGTTTTACTGAAGCGTTGTCTATATGTCGAAAGTTCCAAGTTAGCAAATAGTCCACCTCGTGAACACATGCCACGGCGATGTGAAGAGCATCGGCCTCTGCTCTGGGAGGAACGCCGCCGCCTTCGATCAGCTTGGCCGCAAACGCCTGCACCTCCTCGTCAACCGGAAGTTCTGCAATGCTCCCCAGCACTGCCAAGCGAATACCTGCAGCTTCGTGGTCACCTGCTGATGCTTCGGCAACGACCAGTTCGGAAGTTAACAATTCGTACTTCGGACGCTCTTGCGCCCACCACTGAATGGTGACTTGTTGCCATGCCGCCGAGCGTAAATCTCGACTCGGGTGTGATGTCAAATAGCTGATGATAGAAGTTTCTATATAAACGCTTTTCATAAGTAATAAAACGAAATTCCTTTAGCATTCTATTTAGTCATTCTTTACATTATAATATGCATAATAAAATACTTTGTCAATCCTTTTCCCTGTAAAGCCTTCGGTTTTCTGAAACCAAAAAGGACTCAACCATGTCGGCCAAGTCCTTGATTATCTTGGTGGAGCAGAACGGGATCGAACCGTCGGCCTCATCCGTGCGAGGGATGCGCTCTCCCAGCTGAGCTACTGCCCCACTTTTCTTTCTTAAAATATAACCTGCGGTAAGCCCAGTGTAAAGGCAAAAATGCAGACATTGATTCTCCGAATCTATACGTGAAATTAAAGTCGGGAGCTTTTTTAATATTCTTTAGTCTCCTACTCTTTCCGTTCCGATTCGGGGATATTTATCACCATGACTGAACAATTGCCGAAGCGTCCGACACCCAGGTCGGGTACATCCTCGGTAAATGCCCCGTTCCAGACCATGAAAAGCTTTTCTCCACGGTCATCGAGTTTGAGCGAATAGGAAACCGCCGGTATATAACCATACTTTTCATAATAGTAAGATTTAAGAAAAGCAATTACCTTTTTCCCGCCGGTCTTTATGTCATACTGAATCACCGGGGAACCATCACGGTAGGCTTGCGGTGCGTAATAGACATACCTTCCTCCGGGACTTCTTTCCATGGAACAGGTATAACGCTGATCGGTCGGCCAGATGAGACCGTGATCTACGATTTTCTCTCTCGCAGGGTCGAAGCTGAAGAGCACCCCGGAATTGGTCACTCCCCAGAAAAGGCCGTCCGGGCCACGGTCACGGGTCTGGGCGCGCATTGGTTCATACCTTCCCGTCATTGGGTCTTTTGGCATTGAGCAGGAAAGTTTCGTGAAACGGTTGGCGGCCGGGTCATACCTGATAAGGTGACGTTCCTGGTCGGAAACATGATTGTTGGCAGTATAAACCATGCCGGTAGTTTCATCGAGGAGAATGGCGCGGGTAAACCAGGTCAGGCTGTCGGGAAGCATTCCCGCCCAGCGGCTTCGCTGACTGTTGATATCCCAGGCGAGAAATTCGGAATGGTAACCGACCGCATACAGCATCCCCCGTCGTGTATCCACCCGGTGGTAAGGCCAGGAGGTGCGGGGGATCGGAGCGCCATAATCAACAATATCCCCGGTCTCCATGTCGAAACTGAAGATGCGCCCTCCGTCGTATCCGGTGGCGTAATCCGCTTCAGTGGGCTCGGGAAACCGTGACCAGTATGTGCAGAACCAGATATGTGGACGGGAAAGATCCCTGCTCTGATAGATGTCAATCCATCCATGAACGATTCCGTCACCGAATTGCTTTTCCCCACGGCCGATGGAACGGTTTATTTCCGGCAGACAGCGAACGGTACGGGAGCGGGTATCATATTCTACAAGGTAAATATGGGCATTGAGCTTGCCATGATCACCTACAGCGGAATAGAATTTTCCGGTGGGTGGATAGTAGTTGGATTGAGTGTAATTTCCCCACCATCCGGTTACATCACGATCCGCCAGTTCATCGAAAAAACGGGGTTCTGCGGGAACAACCGCAAATTCTATTCTTGGAGTAGTCTTTGCCACAATAAATTCTTTTCCTGCAAACCGGCGAAGTCCTGCAGGGATTTCAAGCATTTTCGGATCACTGTCAATAACCGTTCGAGAGGAGTAGAGGAGCTTCTCCCTGTCCATATGCTCCGCCATTTCTTTCCGTTTCTTTTCGCTCTCGCAGGGTATAACGGAATCGGCGGGGATAGATACACGCTGATGGATGACTCCATAATATCCGATTTTGTGGGGTTGTCCAGCCGGCCCCGGAGTTTTTCCGCTGCAACAGAGAAAGTTTAGCGCCGGGAAAACCAAAATCACCGCTATGAACCGCACAAGTATAATGATCATGCCCTTACCTTCTCGCAGGTAACAATCCCAGCGTCGTAATGAATCTCTGTCTCTTGACTTTCTCCTGGCAGAAATGTATTATTACCCCAGGGGGGTAATAGATGAGCAGAAGACGGGAAATCGCTTTCATTGGAATTTATGTTGGCATCATCCTGGCGATGCTGTTTGTGTTTTTTTTCATCCAGGAACGGTATGGCGCCCACCTTCAACGGCCTCAGAAGAACAACGCCGGAACGCATTCCCTGATGCACCGGGGAACGCCGCAGATGACGACCCCCTTCTCATCCGGACTTCAGACCATTTCGGAAAGCGCGGTACCATTCGATAGTTCGCCTGAGTCCCTCGTCAAAATCCACCTTCGCCCTGAATCCGAAACGCTCCCAGGCCCGCGCAGTGTCTAAACACCGGCGCGGCTGACCATCCGGCTTGCTCGTATCCCATAGTATTTTTCCGGTGAACCCGCTGTAGAGGGCGATTTTTTTGACCAGCTCACTGATGGTAATTTCAAAACCGGCGCCGAGATTGACCGGATCGGAGCTGTTACATCGCTCAGCGGCGAGCAGAATACCCTCGGCGGCGTCGGCGGCATACAGGAATTCCCGGGAGGCTTTCCCGGTTCCCCACACCACAATGGTATCTTCTCCTCTTTCAAGAGCATCTACACATTTCTTTATGAGCGCCGGAATCACATGGCTCGATGCGGGGTCGAAATTGTCCCCCGGGCCATAGAGGTTAACCGGCAGAAGGTAGATGGAATTGAAACCGTATTCCTGACGGTAGGCCTGGGACTGCACCAGGAGCATTTTCTTCGCCAGACCGTAGGGGGCGTTCGTTTCCTCGGGATAGCCGTTCCAGAGGTCTTCCTCACGGAACGGCACCGGGGTATACTTTGGGTAGGCGCAGATTGTACCCAGTGCGACGAACTTTTCAATCCCTCGAAGGCGCGCCTCCTCCATGAGCTGCACCCCCATTACGAGGTTACGGTAAAAGAATGTTCCGGGATGGGCCATGTTCGCTCCGATTCCGCCCACTACAGCGGCCAGGTGAATCACCAGGCCGGGCCGCATGTCATCATACATGCGCCTGATGTCGGCGAGGATGGTGAGATCATATTCTTCAAGGCGGGGTACCATTACATGACTGGCGCCACGGGTTTCAAGCCCTTGTAGAACGTATCCACCGA contains:
- a CDS encoding GDP-L-fucose synthase — its product is MNDFWKDRRVVVTGGAGFLGGYVLQGLETRGASHVMVPRLEEYDLTILADIRRMYDDMRPGLVIHLAAVVGGIGANMAHPGTFFYRNLVMGVQLMEEARLRGIEKFVALGTICAYPKYTPVPFREEDLWNGYPEETNAPYGLAKKMLLVQSQAYRQEYGFNSIYLLPVNLYGPGDNFDPASSHVIPALIKKCVDALERGEDTIVVWGTGKASREFLYAADAAEGILLAAERCNSSDPVNLGAGFEITISELVKKIALYSGFTGKILWDTSKPDGQPRRCLDTARAWERFGFRAKVDFDEGLRRTIEWYRAFRNGLKSG
- a CDS encoding type II toxin-antitoxin system VapC family toxin; amino-acid sequence: MKSVYIETSIISYLTSHPSRDLRSAAWQQVTIQWWAQERPKYELLTSELVVAEASAGDHEAAGIRLAVLGSIAELPVDEEVQAFAAKLIEGGGVPPRAEADALHIAVACVHEVDYLLTWNFRHIDNASVKPIIRLICTTAGYTCPEICTPLELLSEE